One Sediminicola sp. YIK13 DNA segment encodes these proteins:
- a CDS encoding energy transducer TonB produces MKLKKYPKADLNRNSGLYFVIGLALVLFLTWRALEFKTYKKDVQERRIVEILEAPKEDVPIVEAFKLPPPPPPPAAPAIIQVVEDVVEIEETVIQSTESSQEAIIEKPIIKVEEIEVVEEEEILEVPFAIIENVPVFPGCDKKISNEEQKECFQAKVMEHVRRNFTYPEAAIELGIQGRVYVQFVIDTKGNITNIATRGPHAYLEKEAHRIISSLPPMTPGKQRGRAVKVPYNMPITFRLEDG; encoded by the coding sequence ATGAAACTCAAAAAATATCCAAAGGCGGACTTAAATCGCAACAGTGGGCTCTATTTTGTAATTGGGCTTGCTTTGGTGCTCTTTTTAACGTGGAGAGCTTTAGAATTTAAGACCTATAAAAAAGACGTTCAGGAGCGGAGAATTGTAGAAATATTGGAAGCACCCAAGGAGGATGTGCCCATTGTTGAAGCCTTTAAATTGCCGCCGCCTCCACCTCCTCCAGCTGCACCGGCAATCATTCAGGTGGTAGAGGATGTTGTGGAAATAGAAGAAACGGTCATCCAAAGCACGGAATCCAGTCAGGAAGCCATAATAGAAAAACCGATTATAAAAGTTGAAGAAATTGAAGTGGTGGAGGAGGAGGAAATCCTGGAAGTTCCTTTTGCCATAATCGAAAATGTTCCGGTATTTCCCGGATGTGACAAAAAGATTAGCAATGAGGAACAAAAGGAATGTTTTCAGGCCAAAGTCATGGAACACGTCCGAAGGAACTTCACATACCCGGAAGCGGCCATAGAATTGGGAATTCAAGGTAGGGTATACGTGCAATTTGTCATTGATACCAAAGGCAACATAACCAATATTGCAACTAGGGGTCCCCATGCTTATCTGGAAAAGGAAGCTCATCGCATCATTTCTTCACTACCCCCAATGACTCCAGGGAAACAAAGAGGAAGAGCGGTTAAAGTGCCATATAATATGCCCATCACCTTTAGGTTGGAAGATGGTTGA
- a CDS encoding Pycsar system effector family protein: MSDIVEKTKEYVIDLLSNELNSNYLYHNLRHTQRVVKNTKELLEAYNLNDKENETIELAAWLHDTGYTKGSLDHEEKSCEIAKKFLKGEKYDEAGIKEICRLIMATKRFYAPQDLSEEILKDADSSHLSSKSYIATSELLREELSKLDIVHYSTKDWRNENIKMFRTEHRYYTDYAKKNWQKRKDKNLKKLVKGKKSEKKLIKKESLKAKLKNESPDRGIQTLFRVTLRNHLTLSDIADTKANILLSVNAIIISLALSNLIPKLDNPSNDYLIYPTVIFVFFSVVSMILAVMATRPNVTRGEFTKEDVNQKRVNLLFFGNFHQMGLKEYEWAINELIKDRDYIYSSLTKDLYFLGLVLNRKYKLLRWTYTIFMIGMIVSVIAFAIFFKYFGPDRALPIVQ, encoded by the coding sequence ATGTCGGACATAGTAGAAAAAACTAAAGAGTACGTTATAGATTTATTATCTAACGAGCTGAACTCCAATTATCTTTACCACAACCTGCGTCATACCCAGCGAGTTGTTAAAAATACTAAAGAATTGTTGGAAGCCTATAACTTGAATGATAAAGAAAATGAAACAATTGAACTAGCGGCCTGGCTTCATGACACAGGGTACACGAAAGGTTCCTTGGATCACGAAGAAAAAAGCTGTGAGATTGCCAAAAAATTTCTTAAAGGCGAAAAATATGATGAAGCAGGAATAAAAGAGATTTGTCGTCTTATCATGGCCACCAAACGCTTCTACGCCCCTCAAGACCTGTCAGAGGAGATCCTTAAGGATGCCGACTCCTCCCACCTGTCGAGCAAATCGTATATAGCCACCTCCGAATTATTACGTGAAGAGCTTTCAAAATTAGATATCGTCCACTATTCCACGAAGGACTGGAGGAACGAAAACATCAAAATGTTCCGTACTGAGCACCGGTATTACACGGATTATGCCAAGAAAAACTGGCAAAAACGAAAGGATAAGAATCTGAAAAAATTGGTGAAGGGCAAAAAATCAGAAAAAAAGCTGATCAAAAAAGAGTCCTTAAAAGCAAAACTTAAAAATGAAAGTCCAGATAGGGGCATACAGACCCTGTTTAGGGTTACCCTGAGAAACCATCTGACTTTAAGTGATATTGCGGATACCAAGGCCAACATCCTGCTCTCGGTAAATGCAATCATCATTTCCCTGGCCTTATCCAATCTAATACCAAAGTTGGACAACCCTTCCAATGACTATTTAATCTACCCCACAGTTATTTTTGTTTTTTTCAGTGTGGTCTCCATGATACTTGCTGTTATGGCCACACGTCCCAATGTCACAAGGGGAGAATTCACCAAAGAAGATGTTAACCAAAAGAGGGTAAACCTGCTCTTTTTTGGAAATTTCCACCAAATGGGGCTGAAGGAATATGAGTGGGCCATCAATGAGTTGATAAAGGATAGGGATTATATCTATTCTTCCCTGACCAAGGACCTTTATTTCTTGGGATTGGTCCTCAACAGAAAATACAAGTTATTGAGATGGACCTATACCATTTTTATGATCGGCATGATCGTTTCCGTAATAGCCTTTGCGATTTTCTTTAAGTATTTTGGTCCAGATAGGGCATTACCAATAGTACAATAG
- a CDS encoding GAF domain-containing protein, which yields MEKVKRGDTPLVQLISFNTLLKHYEAMANSEDKLLATKAKLILEAAAPFPELREGFSDVSILEKRKDVIKYILQDTFPVMLGSNEIKTASLPFQNVIFNSSPRFKKIIKDAGDDFNLEIRDNPEKLNYILSCTVILNFHYGFHLDFKRPLFYDIPDANGVMRNYRILYNADFVEIIPTELAKDLTQDDVDELLERFDDLELWKEKIPPNSFLSKGFVISNMFDVTAEQSISEIKSSLIASNKRGTENFVQNLQNTFKSLFNIPDIRVGFVNYNSKKNQFEKVFGLHIESYILNGEEMERCEEALCQASFEKLISHNTFFSIADVEKYYELSKKNRLYSALKEQGVKSAILAPIADNGNLLGVLELVSENRNALNSVNATKLTDVMPYIVSSVLRSKIEEANLVDVVIQHECTSVHSSVYWRFKEEAKRFIADDVQGLQPVFREIAFKDVYPLYGQIDIKDSSQARNSAIQRDLLIQLSEINEILAVAWESKKLPIYEELIFRVDNHINEIKEVLDTTSEQVIFDFVVHEINPVFNHLKKKDKELYKSIMAYEAHIDGATHSYYDHRRNYDESVMLINKKLAAVIDKKQEEAQKMFPHFFERYKTDGVEHNMYIGDSIVGDMDFDPIYLNNLRLWQLQVMCEMENSYYNLKPKLPLQLDVASMILVYNTSLSIRFRMDEKRFDVDGTYNARYEVIKKRIDKSYIKGTDERLTQKGKLSIVYSQKKDELEYLRYIKFLKSKGYFTNNIEIVELEGLQGVSGLKAIRVEFLYAKGKESERTYTFDDLIHEVES from the coding sequence ATGGAAAAGGTAAAAAGAGGAGACACGCCTTTGGTGCAGCTCATAAGTTTCAATACATTATTGAAACACTATGAAGCTATGGCCAATAGTGAAGATAAACTTCTCGCCACAAAGGCCAAACTTATATTAGAGGCTGCGGCACCATTTCCAGAATTAAGAGAGGGTTTTTCGGATGTATCTATTTTGGAGAAGCGCAAGGATGTGATCAAGTATATCCTACAGGACACTTTCCCTGTGATGTTGGGTTCCAATGAGATCAAAACCGCCTCCTTGCCCTTTCAAAATGTAATCTTTAATTCCTCCCCACGATTCAAGAAAATAATAAAGGATGCTGGGGACGACTTTAACCTGGAAATACGGGACAACCCGGAGAAGTTAAATTATATTTTGAGCTGTACGGTCATCTTGAATTTTCATTATGGATTTCATTTGGATTTTAAAAGGCCCCTTTTTTATGATATCCCTGATGCTAACGGCGTTATGCGAAATTACCGCATCTTATACAATGCGGATTTTGTTGAGATCATACCTACCGAATTAGCGAAGGATCTGACGCAAGATGATGTAGACGAGTTGTTGGAGCGTTTTGATGATCTGGAGTTGTGGAAGGAAAAAATACCACCCAATAGCTTCCTTTCAAAGGGATTTGTAATCTCCAACATGTTCGATGTAACGGCCGAACAATCCATTTCCGAGATCAAATCGAGCTTAATTGCCTCAAATAAAAGAGGGACGGAGAATTTTGTACAAAACTTACAGAACACCTTCAAATCCCTTTTCAATATCCCAGATATAAGGGTAGGGTTTGTCAACTATAATTCAAAAAAGAATCAGTTCGAAAAGGTTTTTGGGCTCCATATAGAAAGCTATATCCTCAATGGAGAGGAAATGGAAAGATGTGAGGAGGCACTGTGCCAAGCATCTTTTGAAAAATTAATTAGTCATAATACTTTTTTCTCCATTGCAGACGTGGAAAAGTATTATGAGCTTTCAAAGAAAAACAGACTGTATAGCGCCTTGAAAGAACAGGGTGTGAAAAGTGCCATCTTGGCCCCAATTGCCGATAATGGAAATTTATTGGGTGTATTGGAGCTTGTTTCGGAAAACCGAAATGCCCTAAACAGTGTAAATGCCACGAAGTTAACAGACGTGATGCCCTATATTGTTTCTTCGGTATTGCGATCAAAAATAGAAGAGGCCAATTTGGTGGATGTTGTGATTCAGCACGAATGCACTTCTGTTCACTCTTCCGTTTATTGGCGTTTTAAAGAAGAGGCCAAGCGATTCATTGCAGATGATGTTCAAGGCCTGCAACCCGTATTTAGGGAAATAGCGTTTAAGGATGTATATCCCTTATATGGTCAGATAGATATAAAGGACTCGTCACAAGCAAGGAATTCAGCTATACAACGTGACCTGCTCATTCAATTGTCCGAGATCAATGAAATTTTGGCTGTAGCTTGGGAAAGTAAAAAGCTTCCGATCTATGAAGAACTCATATTTAGGGTAGACAACCATATCAATGAAATAAAAGAAGTACTCGATACCACTAGTGAGCAAGTGATATTTGACTTTGTAGTTCATGAGATCAATCCCGTATTTAACCATCTTAAAAAGAAGGATAAGGAACTTTATAAGTCCATCATGGCCTATGAGGCACATATAGATGGGGCTACCCATTCCTACTACGACCACCGCAGGAATTATGACGAGAGTGTTATGCTGATCAATAAAAAGTTGGCGGCCGTTATAGATAAGAAACAGGAAGAAGCTCAAAAAATGTTTCCCCATTTTTTTGAACGTTACAAGACAGATGGTGTGGAGCACAATATGTACATAGGTGATTCTATTGTAGGGGATATGGATTTTGATCCCATATACCTCAATAATCTTCGCTTGTGGCAATTGCAGGTCATGTGCGAAATGGAAAACAGTTATTACAACCTAAAGCCAAAATTACCGTTACAGTTGGATGTTGCTTCCATGATCTTGGTGTACAACACCTCTTTGTCCATCCGATTTAGAATGGATGAAAAACGCTTTGATGTGGATGGGACGTACAATGCCAGATATGAGGTAATAAAGAAGAGAATAGACAAATCCTATATCAAAGGAACCGATGAACGCCTGACCCAAAAGGGGAAGCTCAGTATCGTCTATTCCCAAAAGAAGGATGAATTGGAATACCTCAGATATATTAAATTTTTAAAGTCCAAAGGGTACTTCACCAATAACATAGAGATTGTAGAATTGGAGGGCCTGCAAGGGGTCTCAGGTTTAAAGGCAATACGGGTAGAATTCCTCTATGCCAAAGGCAAGGAATCTGAACGTACCTATACCTTCGATGATCTCATACATGAGGTAGAGTCCTAA
- a CDS encoding metallophosphoesterase family protein translates to MSSKLRLTRAYANAKVVSFDDTSKFILFSDCHRGDNSFADDFSNNRNIYYHALKTYFNRGFQYCELGDGDELWEHLSFEPIFEAHKNIYKLLRDFHLEKRLHMIWGNHDMVYKDPNYVKEHLSSYFEPIDNCNKELFEGIAYHEAVVLKHRETGQELFLTHGHQADWWNYTFWRWGRFLVRVLWKPLQVWGIADPTSPAKNYKELIKVERRIKKWILDNDELLTISGHTHRPRFPSPGEIPFFNDGSCVHPRSITGLEIENGAISLIKWQIATKTDGTLQIVRVLLEGPQKLLAFKKAKNQ, encoded by the coding sequence ATGTCTTCCAAATTACGCTTAACAAGAGCCTATGCCAATGCCAAGGTGGTTTCCTTTGATGACACCTCTAAATTTATACTTTTCAGTGACTGTCACAGGGGCGATAATAGTTTTGCAGACGACTTTTCCAATAATAGAAACATCTACTACCACGCCTTAAAAACATATTTCAACAGGGGATTTCAATATTGTGAACTGGGAGATGGGGACGAACTTTGGGAGCATTTGTCCTTTGAACCTATCTTTGAGGCCCATAAAAATATTTATAAATTACTAAGGGATTTTCATCTGGAAAAGCGCCTGCATATGATCTGGGGAAACCACGATATGGTCTATAAGGATCCGAATTATGTAAAGGAACATCTCTCCAGTTATTTTGAGCCAATTGACAATTGCAATAAGGAACTATTTGAGGGAATCGCCTATCATGAGGCTGTGGTCCTAAAACACAGGGAGACAGGACAGGAACTTTTTTTAACCCATGGCCATCAGGCCGATTGGTGGAACTATACTTTTTGGCGTTGGGGCAGATTTTTGGTGCGGGTCCTTTGGAAGCCCCTACAGGTATGGGGCATCGCCGACCCTACCAGTCCCGCCAAAAATTACAAGGAATTGATCAAAGTGGAAAGAAGGATAAAAAAATGGATTCTCGATAATGATGAGCTGTTGACCATATCTGGGCATACCCACCGCCCCCGATTCCCTTCTCCAGGGGAAATTCCTTTTTTCAATGATGGGAGTTGTGTGCACCCAAGAAGCATTACAGGCCTCGAAATAGAAAATGGTGCCATCTCCCTGATAAAATGGCAAATAGCCACCAAAACAGATGGCACGCTCCAGATTGTAAGGGTCTTATTGGAAGGGCCACAAAAGTTATTGGCCTTCAAAAAAGCAAAAAATCAATAA
- a CDS encoding cation diffusion facilitator family transporter, with protein MSNFTNKEKAIRTTYLSIFGNLSLAIAKGVTGVFGNSYALIADAIESTTDVFSSILVLFGLKYATKPADKNHPYGHGKAEPLLTFVVVGFLVVSATVIAYESIQHILTPHKVPEKFTLLVLGIIVVIKEIFYRFVSKKGKETKSGALQADAWHHRSDAITSLMAFIGISIAIYMGKGYETADDWAALLGSGFIMYNAFKIFRPALGEIMDEHMYDDFISDIRATSKKVEGVIGTEKCFVRKAGLTFHVDLHLIVKGDISVREGHDIAHRLKSVLQVEFPEISDVLIHVEPAHLQ; from the coding sequence GTGAGTAATTTTACCAACAAAGAAAAGGCCATTAGAACTACCTATCTCAGTATTTTTGGGAATCTGTCGTTGGCTATTGCGAAAGGTGTCACTGGTGTTTTTGGAAATTCATATGCCCTAATTGCCGATGCGATTGAGTCTACAACAGATGTATTTTCCTCCATCCTAGTGCTTTTTGGGTTAAAATATGCCACCAAACCAGCAGATAAAAACCATCCATACGGACATGGTAAGGCAGAGCCCCTACTCACCTTTGTAGTAGTTGGCTTTTTAGTGGTTTCCGCCACCGTCATCGCCTATGAAAGTATACAGCATATCCTCACCCCGCATAAGGTACCTGAAAAATTCACGCTCCTGGTATTGGGGATTATCGTGGTCATTAAGGAGATCTTCTATCGGTTTGTCTCAAAAAAGGGCAAGGAGACAAAAAGTGGCGCTTTACAGGCCGATGCCTGGCATCACCGAAGCGATGCCATCACTTCATTAATGGCCTTTATCGGGATTTCCATAGCCATTTATATGGGAAAGGGCTATGAGACCGCGGATGACTGGGCAGCCCTTCTAGGTTCTGGCTTTATCATGTACAACGCTTTTAAGATCTTTAGACCGGCCCTGGGAGAAATAATGGACGAACATATGTACGATGATTTTATTTCCGACATCAGGGCAACCTCCAAAAAAGTGGAGGGGGTCATTGGCACGGAAAAATGTTTTGTACGTAAGGCCGGATTAACCTTTCACGTGGATCTGCATCTTATTGTAAAAGGGGATATCAGTGTGCGGGAAGGACATGATATTGCACATAGATTAAAAAGTGTACTGCAGGTTGAATTTCCAGAAATATCTGATGTCCTAATCCATGTGGAACCTGCCCATCTGCAGTAA
- a CDS encoding SGNH/GDSL hydrolase family protein, whose amino-acid sequence MRTPLFLAICFILMSCSSGKNTFSDSNNPKPSIESKPAFHYLALGDSYTVGESVPNDQSFPAQLKDSLQTSLNTSIALEIIAVTGWRTDNLQNALESGTKRASYDLVTLLIGVNNQFQNRPFDQYEKEFPELLERAIVLANGSPKNVLVVSIPDYAFTPFGQNRDVEKISNEIDVYNEFAATVAKDNGVPFVYITDITRKGLEDPSLVANDVLHPSKKAYNEFAKRIYPLVFPLFK is encoded by the coding sequence ATGCGTACGCCGTTGTTTTTGGCCATTTGTTTTATCCTCATGAGTTGTTCTTCTGGGAAAAACACCTTTTCCGATAGCAACAATCCCAAACCTTCTATAGAATCCAAACCTGCCTTTCACTACTTGGCCCTGGGGGACAGTTATACGGTTGGGGAAAGTGTGCCCAATGATCAAAGTTTTCCCGCCCAACTAAAGGATAGCCTACAAACATCCTTGAATACAAGCATAGCATTGGAAATAATAGCCGTTACCGGTTGGCGCACGGACAATCTGCAGAATGCCTTAGAGTCCGGCACTAAAAGAGCATCATATGACCTTGTTACTTTATTGATAGGGGTGAACAATCAATTTCAGAACAGACCTTTTGATCAATACGAAAAGGAGTTTCCAGAACTGCTTGAGCGTGCCATTGTTTTGGCCAATGGAAGTCCCAAAAACGTTTTGGTCGTTTCCATTCCTGACTATGCCTTTACTCCCTTTGGGCAGAATAGGGACGTAGAAAAAATTTCCAATGAAATAGATGTCTATAACGAATTTGCCGCCACAGTTGCCAAGGATAATGGTGTACCCTTTGTCTATATTACCGACATCACCAGAAAAGGCCTTGAAGATCCTTCCCTGGTGGCCAATGACGTCCTGCATCCATCCAAAAAGGCCTATAATGAATTTGCCAAACGGATCTACCCTTTAGTTTTTCCGCTGTTCAAATAG
- a CDS encoding slipin family protein: MSPPILFTLILGLFLLAGIRVVFEYKRALKFRFGKYVKTLQPGFRWIVPFVETIQMVDIRVITFNVVSQEVMTEDNVPCSIDGVVFFKIIDPEKAVLEVEEYKFAITQLAQAALRDVCGKVELDTILSKREEMGKNIKSIVELETKEWGIEIIDVKIKDIQLPENMKRMMANQAEAERSRRARVILALAEEQAARKLLEAGKLIDQSPSAIKLRLYQTLSHIAAEKNSTILFPFPEEVLPRKARKRSKTEPKE, encoded by the coding sequence ATGAGTCCACCTATTCTGTTTACGTTGATTCTTGGATTGTTTTTACTTGCCGGAATTCGTGTTGTCTTTGAATATAAGAGGGCATTAAAATTCAGGTTCGGTAAATACGTCAAAACGCTACAACCTGGTTTTAGATGGATTGTACCTTTTGTGGAGACCATACAAATGGTGGACATCAGGGTAATTACTTTTAATGTGGTATCACAGGAAGTGATGACCGAGGACAATGTGCCCTGTAGTATAGACGGCGTTGTCTTCTTTAAGATCATAGATCCGGAAAAGGCCGTATTGGAAGTTGAAGAATATAAATTTGCAATCACCCAATTAGCGCAGGCTGCACTAAGGGATGTGTGCGGGAAGGTAGAGTTGGATACCATTTTATCCAAGCGCGAAGAAATGGGCAAGAATATAAAGTCCATCGTAGAATTGGAAACAAAAGAGTGGGGCATAGAGATTATCGACGTTAAAATAAAGGATATCCAATTACCCGAAAATATGAAGAGGATGATGGCCAATCAGGCTGAGGCAGAACGGTCCAGAAGGGCAAGGGTCATCTTGGCATTGGCCGAAGAACAAGCGGCGAGAAAATTACTAGAAGCGGGGAAATTGATAGACCAATCCCCCTCGGCCATTAAATTACGCTTGTACCAGACATTATCACATATAGCAGCGGAAAAGAATTCTACCATTCTCTTTCCATTTCCCGAGGAGGTTTTACCAAGAAAAGCAAGAAAACGAAGTAAGACCGAGCCAAAGGAATAA